From the Schistocerca nitens isolate TAMUIC-IGC-003100 chromosome 10, iqSchNite1.1, whole genome shotgun sequence genome, the window GACAACTAGGCCACATCTAACACCCCAGTTATCATATTCCTTTGGCACCCAACATCAGTACGCTTCCTGCGTGAATTCCTAGCAAAAGCTCTGATAGCACACACTGGCAGTCACTGTAGGAATTTAgagggaaggaacagtattggcgcccgcagctcgtggtcgtgcggtagcgttctcgcttcccgcgcccgggttcgattcccggcgaggtcagggactttctctgccacgtgatggctgggtgttgtgtgatgttcttaggttagttaggtttacgtagttctaagttctaggggactgatgaccttagatgttcagtcccatagtgctcagagccatttgaaccattttttaacagtattGGCGCCTAGGTCGACAGAATGTGGTAACGGGTGTCTAGAAGAATTTTCTGGAAGGCCGTTATTGACTATATCTTGTTTATCGATGACGATTGGCCGGGTTCTGCCACAAGCGAACGGTGGACATTCTCTGGGCgccgggtggaagggaattgatagGCGAGTTGGTTGCGGGCAGCCGTAGGACTCGGTCGCATACTTTTCCACCCTTGCTGCAGAGTAGTTTCATTCGTAGTTTTCACTTGCCGGCCTCCTGGaaacattctttttattttttccactCGCGCTTTGGTCGGTGGAGCCCATCTGCATGTAGCCGAGCTGACCACGAGTAGCAGCCGTCAACAGCACACCACCTTGCACCATACTGCAGTTAATACACGCAGCTCCGCCTGTAGGGTTTCAGCTGATTTTTCAGTACCCCAAAAGTCGAATTGAGGTTTTTCAGCGGTGGTATATGTAGAACCATTTTGCCTCCTTAGGTGATACCGTGGTACTCATTCCGTTACCTGTTTTTTTATCAATTTTATACATTTCACATGTTCTCTTTCCTCTTTGCTCTCCTAGTAGAGAAGCACACTAGATTCCTTGCAGTGTCGTTTGTAATAGGTTGTTTCCAACTCCTCTATCATGGAAGGACTATTTACCATGTTCGGTTTACGTTAATATACATAACTGGTCCTTGTATTAACTATTGATCAATTttgtgttccatttaaagaaaataaatgtaattgtatATTTGTAGGAGAACATGTATCAGTTAACAGCCACTCTCACCAGAATTctttgccattttcatttttggAGGGGAGCTTTGATCATTTAATTTCATGAATAAATTATATGAGAGGATCGTCACCCCACGTAGGAAGACCATTGTAAGATTTCGTTGCACATCTTGTGCAGATTCAGGATAAACTCAATTGGGCGTGATTTGAATAACGTTGTGATTCTACCCCTCTTAACTTGTACATCAGTTAAGGTTCCCACAGTAGTTAATAAGTGGttagttttcaaattttaaaatttcttcattttacaaatttattatGCTAGTGCTTTCACTGCTTGATAAACTTATTTTACACATTGATTTTAAAATGTAGTAATCTTTAGTCCTGTCTGTATGTGTACCTGATGCTATTATATCGGGGGCCTCACTGAATAACCAGCAAACATATTTTGTAAGACAGCTAGCCAGCTGAGTATGTTAAACCCACTTTACTTGCCATCTGCGAAAATTTGAACTAGCCTTAGtctgttgatttttttcttttatcttatcatgcTACCTCCTAAGATCTTGTCTACTTTGTATCTGAAGCGCTCCTTCCGTCGTCTGCTGCCCCTGAGGTTCGGCACTGGTCTCGCTAGGAGTTTTTCAGTCGTACGTTTTCATAGCGGTGAAGGTATGAAACCTTCTGAAGTCCACCACCGAATCAAGGCCCAGTATGATGATGCACGTCTATCGCTGCAGCGAATATGAGTGGAGTAGAAAGTTCTTCTAGTCGTGTTCACAGCCATTGGCGTACCGCCTGCTGTGTACCTCTTCACCGGATCGACATTTCTTTACTCCCATCGCCACATCGAGTGGTCCAAACATTTGGTAATCACTCGGCgcgaggtctggtgagtatggaagATGTGTGCAGAGAATGAAAGTGCGGGTCACTGATAGCAGCGAATGTTGCAGGGGCAGTATGACGCTGAGCATGGTCATCTTGGAAAATGACACCTGTCTGTCAGAAATCAATTATTACAGCACGTCGAAGCTGATTTTTAACATACTGGAATATCAGCTGGAATTTGCATGAAAATTCTGAGAGATGAAGCAGCTATTTGTATGCACTTTAATAgcttttcttatgtcttgaccaaGCACCTTACGCATTTCGACTTTCGAcagaatgttgacgtgatacaatgtatctaatgaacaatACTGAACTGATTGAAATAACAATGCCTTTCAAAATGACAGAAAGTTGAAatgagcattgtgcttttgtaaataaaaaatgtgtgGTCAAGACatataaaaagttattaaaatgcaTCCAAATGGACGCTTCGTctcacattttcatgcaattgCAGCTGATATTCCAATACGTTAAATAATCGTCATCATCGTGCAGTAGTAATGTACTTCTGACTACGTCTCATTTTCCATAATGACAATGCTCGGGGTCATACTATCCATTAGATATATTGTATCACGTCAACAGAAcattggaaataaaaagaaatattgtcaagacaaaAGAAAAGTTACTAAAGTGCATACTGGAATGTGacgcaatgatgatggtgatgtttccACTAGGCGTGTAGTGTTCGGCAACCCTATTTCGTCCCAAAGAGGGTCAGCAAAACCTTCCCTGCAGATGGATGCATCCGGAACTAATGGCGGTTTGCTCAcggggaatggtgccattccttactTAGGATTTTTGTGTCGTATTGGTGATGGTGTACCCTGTTTCGCCCCCTGTGACCGTTCTCGCGAAGAATCGAACACCTTCTGATTCAAAGAGCCACAAAAATTCTTCGCTGACGTCAATTCGTCGCTCTTTCAGTTCTCGAGTGAGGAGACATGGAAGCCAACTTGCAAATTGTTTGAGAAATGTAGGCCCTTCATGAATGATGTGGTGTGCTGGTGTCCAGATCTGAGGCTATTTCATCAACCGTCACACCGCGATTTTTATCACAATGGCTTCAGCTGCTGCTGTAGACTCTGGCATCACAACGTGGAGTGCCTGATCAGGGTGCTGAGCGTCTGTTACGGAAGGCACACTATTTCCGCACTTTCCACTCCACTCCTACGCTTGCTGCAGTAGtacacatgcatcaccatactgcagCTTCATTCACTCATCGATTACAACAGGATTCGTATCTTCACCGTTCAGAAAACGTATGACACaacgctgttcttccttggtgcTTGGGGCAGCCATTCTGAAGTGGTATTGTGTCCACATTCCGCTTGTCTGTAGTATGCTGCCAACTGCAGGGCATTCCTTATAACAATCGCAACAATACTGCCAATGTCCAGAGCAATGGCGCGAATTTTTAGTTGCACTTcgaaggttttcatttgacaccTTAAATCTTTACGTAAATCTAAGAAACACCGCGTAAATGCGTCCTTCACCGTACGTTCAGGCTACTATTTCGTAACGTTCACTATGTCTCAGGAACCTGTACTTATGGGCTTCTCATATTTTTTTTCCAAATCCTAAGACATTTCTGCAAATTGTAAAATTTGTTTACGTGACCACTGGCTGCAAATTCAGTACATGTATTACTACTAAAGTTAGTCgtaagaaaaatttaaaatctcattctggctataATTTTAGTTTTAGTGTTTACTTCCATAATCTGTAACTGTTCTTGGTATTCTCACTGCTACCACTTACTTCACTGTGGTGAGCCGTTGGTGCAGTCACTAGGAGCAGTTTTGGTTTGTCTTGCACCGTTACCTTGCTGAAAGTGCTGGAATGCGTTGTACAACACCTGCTTGTAAATTGAAGTTTTTCGCTACTGATGAAATTTATCCTTAATTGGGATGAAAGTCAGTTTTGCAGTTGGTAAGTTTCGATAGGTACTGCGCTTCCTTGTAATCTTAGGTTATTAGACTTGCTGATGAAAGATATCCTTTACTGGGCCTTAAGCTAATTTAGCATTTGCTAAGTTTGCCAAAGTATTGAACCGTCACTGATCAGTAGTCTAATATTGTGGTTCAAATGTCTTTGATTTATAATTCATTGTACTGCAACTGTGGCAGACACTTGTCACTTGCCTTTGGGCagttcttttgtttatttattttttttatttattgatctaTTGTGCCTTGATCAACACGTctactgcaatttttttattttttatttttattttcaacttcaAAATACTTCATTTCCGGTCATTCCAGTATTGGTGTAATTTACTAATTGTAATGATTTGGATTTATTTAATAAAAGTATCCACTCGCCTGTCAACTCCCTGTTGCTTCAAGTAGCATGTATGTACGACGCAtgtaaaaaaaagcttcaaatggcatATATGTACGACGTCTTGCAcgtaaaaaaaagcttcaaatggcatGTATGCACGACGTCTTGCACGtaaaaaaaaggcttcaaatggcaTGTATGTACCACGTcttgcacataaaaaaaaaatcttcaactcGCATGAATGTACGACATCTCGCACGTACAAAAAGCTCCAAATGGCATGTACATACGACGTCTTGCATGTAAAAAGAAGCTCCAAATGGCATGTATGTACGACGTCTTGCAcgtaaaaaaagcttcaaatggcatGTATGTACCACGTCTTGCAcgtaaaaaaaagcttcaaatggcatGAATGTACGACGTCTCGCATCTAAAAAAAAGCTCCAAATGGCATGCACATTCGATGTCTTGCATCAAAAAAGAAGCTTCAAATGGCATGTATGTACGACGTCTTGCACGTAAAAAAAAAGCTTTAGATGGCATGTATGTACGACATCTTGCACATATAAACAAATCTTTGTCAGTAGACGCCAAGTTAGTAGGCCGTACCACTGATCAAAAAATAGAAAGCAAAGCAGCCCTTATCAGTCCCTGACCCTGTGCTTCCCTTTACTCAATGTAAACGTCAAGATTTCCTGTACTGCTCTATGAGGAGATATTATTATAATTGTGACATACCTTTGCCGTTACACTCATCGGCCACTTGTAACGCAGCTTTCTGTATGTCAGGATGAGACTTCATCCTTGGACAGTGCTGGATGGTTGTCTTCAGACCTTCGGCGCTGTACTGGCCGTCTGCGTCAAGCTAGAAGCGGAAAAATACAGACGTTAGCGTACAACGCTGGCTTAAGAAGTAATAATTACCGCTGGATTTTTGTTCGACAGCAGGAAGGCAACTCATCGCTGTTTCATTAGCTCACAACTTCGCTTCTCTCACTGTCGCCAGAAGACCTTACTTTCACGTAGTAAGTCATCGTTACATTTAAATCAGTCTTGTAAAGCGAAATTTCTGTGGCACTTTAttgtaactaaattatttttataattgtgTCCGATAGGTTCAGTGATAATTATGTCCAATACACTGCTTACTATAAATGAATGTTCTCAATTATAACTCAGATGGTGTCAGAACTATGTTATCACAACTAGTTATACTCATATAAGTTAGTGAAAAGATTTATACTGTCAGGAACGTTGGAATGTATATCTCATTAAATTATTCAGCTTGGCATAGAGCCTCCGATGCATTAAAATCATCGGATAGGAAAAGGCTCACATTAATGTATAAATTGTGTGAGCACTTACCGCTTTGAATTTCTTCAGCATGCAACCAAGGAAGCACTGAAACAAGAGTGATGTAAACTGTAGTTATTATGTCGCAACAAGGTAtccatatgtacacacacacacacacacacacacacacacacacacacacacacacactaacatagtgagagAGATTGtgggtgtaagagagagagagagagagagagagagagagagagagagagagagagagaaggtgggagagggaggagagaaatAATGAAATGAGATTTTATAAATAATGAAGGTATATACAAAAAACCATTAATGTTTCCCATTAGttattaaaattacttttattctATTCCATGAAGTTTTGCAATTCCAGTTGTATGAAATCCACTTCTTGATTCGATATTTCGGCTGAGAGTAATTCAGCCATGTTTAGGTGAGTATTCCGTAGTACAAAAcatacacctgaagatgactgaatgtttttcagccgaaatatcatggcaagaaTTCGATGTCATACAGCTGCAAACCCAAAACTTCATGGAATAATCTTTATGCCCGGAAAATATCAAGAATTGCTTTTATCCCATACGATATCTTCAACTCACTCAGAACCAAGTCCAATATTTATTTCTGCGTAGAACGTGTTTAATTCACGAACAGTAGAGTATATTCTAATATTTAATGTAATACTAATGTTTCAGAAACAGAAGTGAAACGAATCGTTATCAGAATTTGTTAGAATACATACAAGAGTTATAAATTCTCTAGGTGAACATTTTAAGAAACAATAGTTATTTCTACGGAAATAAAACTTTCTCCTTtcatggtttttaaatatttaaaggATATTGGAGAGAATGAGAATAAGATATCCTATTAACGACTTCGTTCTATTTAGGAAGACCAAGGTAAACAGAAAATATGGATATTTTAACGCCGTTACTTCTGAACCTGCTTGCAGTTCGTTAACCACTGTACCAGATCTATTGACATATTGTTCTTTATACTCCTAAGTGCTTATACCCTATCTGACCAAAACCATCCAGAGGCCTGCTGTGGATGTTAACATGAAGCGCGTCCACCCTTCCCCTTTATGAGTGCTTCAATTCCACAGGGGACACCCAAAACCTGCGAAGGTGGTGATGTTGGACTCTGGGGTGTAgagcagggtttcccaaactgtgttctgcGGAACACTGTTGTTCCGaaggaagtgaataagtgctccgcgataaactattaataacatggcactgaacatttcaaataattaatgaatttcttCTTATTTTCGAAACAtttaatgtgatttctgtgttatttgtTAGAATTAAAAATTGAAGTGATCACTGAATAAAAGATGTTatcctcattttcatttttttttaattttatcagccTTCAAAGTAAACAATGTGTTCCACCAAAGTACCATGAATCTCGAAGTGTTCCGTCACAGAAAAAGTTTCCAAATCCCTGGTCCCTAGCAGTGTTGACGTTCTAACTCACAACAAAGATATTTCAATGGGCTTACGTCACGACTCTGGGTATGGCAGCCTATTTCAGGACTGTTATTATCTACAAATCATCGGCTCACGGATGTTGCTTTATGAAAGGCTAAATTGGCATGCTGATATAATCAttgcctccgaactgttcctctactgcacacagTACAAAAGCTGTAAATGTGTTCATCCGCTGCTGTATTTGGCATTACATCAAGTGCAATAAGGGGAACTATATGCCAACCGCGAAAAAAGTCCCCCGGACCATAACAtttcctcctccgtacttcacgaTGGCCGGTGATGTACTCCAGACATTCTCAAGCCAGACCCTTCCACTGGATTGCCGCAGTGATCCATCACTCCAGatcagtcgtttccagtcatccacagtatAGTGACGGTGTTCTTTACAGTATCCCAAGGACCACTTAGTACTCACTACATAAAtacgtggcttatgaggagctactgGTAACTATACACCATtcattttaactccctacacacattCACCTATCTGGACTGCAGTAGCATTTTGATATTCACGAAAGCTTCCTTCCCTTGATTACTCGCGATTCGTAGAAACCATTCCACCCTCCGCCATGGTTACTATTCAGGACTAAAAAATCGTATGAGTGGGTACTGACAGACAATCTCTATAATCAGATTTAATATCCTCACTAATGCTCCCTTCCCACATAATTACAAATATGATCACGTGGAGAAGCTGGTTCAGAGAAAAATCTATTACGTCCTTAATACCGTAATCCTGGTTTGTAATACATACTTACCATGTATGGAACAATATGTTTCATTATACTATAATCGACTCTCGGCAGTTCAAGTTCAATGGAACTAACAAAAATTTCGAATACCTGAGAGATGGATTTAACGAAGGTTTGAGTGATCAAGGTGGGACCAGGGAAAAGTGGAAATGTTAATATGAATTAAAacattagcaaaaaaatggttcaaatggctctgagcactatgggactcaactgctgtggtcataagtcccctagaacttagaactacttaaacctaactaacctaaggacatcacacacatccatgcccgaggcaggattcgaacctgcgaccgtagcggccgcacggttccggactgcgcgcctagaaccgcgagaccaccgcggccggcaaaacattaGCAATGCAGGCTCCTTTAGCGTACGTATTGTAATACAAAGGGAACAAAAAATTACTACTAGAAAAGATAATAAAGTTAATACGATATCAGTTcagttattttacaattattttaatGAAGAAAGGGACAAACAAATTTTTGAAAAGGCGTAACTTTAATTCCATTCACTTTTCCACACTAAATAAACTATGTTATTGACATTAGCATTTCCTCCacagaacgtctcaaaaatgaagatGCCAGTTTTTAAAGTTAGTGAGCCACATCTCAATTCGCCGAACCTTTAAATTCCCAGATTAACAGCCTTTTTTATGCAAATAGCCTCCGACAGGTATCTTTCGTACTCTACACTGACTAAGACATTTCAAAAAGAATTCGTCAGGAAGAGGTAGCTCACATCCTCCCTTCTTCTAAAACGCTTCTGACAATATTCCTTTTTAATTCGGGACTGTCATTAGAATGGACGAGCGAATCCCGAAATCTGTCGTGATATCCTCTGTGTTTTGGACTCCACGTATCACGGTGACAATAGCTTGCTTCTTTCTTAGAGAAGTCGGAAAGTCGAACACATCTTCTTCTTTGAAGTCATTATTACACTTGATTCAGGTACTGTGGCAAGTTACGCACTGTTAAGAAAGCAAAAGAGTGTCAAGAATAGCTAAATAACGCAATAGTTATATGAACAAAAGGCGAAGTGTTTGATAGCATTTGATTTATATACAGTTTATCAAGGTTCGATTAGCAACAGTTGGCTATGATTCTTTCACGAACTACTTATGTAGAAGAAACTACATGTTGTGTTACGTTAAAGACGCTGATATTCCTCACCTTTTGTTCGGCGCTGTTTGGATCGTTGTACGACCGCAAACCTCCGATACTGCCTGTAACACAAACAGATTTCAGTCAGTCATCGCCTGTAGTGTCTTAAAAGACCAGACTGATCTGTCACAATGCATActaatttaaaaaacaatgtagTGTCTTCAGTGTCTTAAAACATCCAAATATCATAGACCAGTTAACTAAACGACTATACAAGATTCTCTACTCTACTAATACTCTGTTCCTCTTGGGTCTCCGTAACTCCACTGTCTATTACCATTGGATATCTCATTGTCAATTTGCGGTAACCTCTCAAAAGTTATTCCATTGTGTAACGTATCTAAAAGTTAAAAGTGGACGTAACCTTGAGGCGTATATTCCATTTAACTCTGGAATTCCCGGAACAATGTGAAGCATGGTACAATTATTATGTGTTCTAACAGTGGTCTTCAGGCACACTAATGGTTCGATGCAGCTTTCAGCGATTGTCTGTCCCGTGCAAGACCCTTCGTCGATGCGTAGCTCCTGCAATCTACATTCACTAGAATATGCTTACGATAGCCACACTTCCCTCGATTGACAAACTGATGGTACCTTTATGATTCTAAACATGCCCTATTAACCGATCCGCTtcattcttttaatcaagttgtgccacaaattcctttttccACCAATATGTTTTAATACCACTACAGTAGTTATCCAATCTCCCAAATTGATCTTCagcattcacctgtagcaccacatttcaagagatgctgtcttttttctgttttcttagtTACATGTTACCTCAAATTTTCGTCAGACCTGGCGCTTACGTTTTTGCACGTTTGCGATTCTCTGCAGTGGTAGTTGCCATATAAACACGTCCTATTGTGGGGGGTGTTggtttcatgtctgtcttggctaagATATTACGTTCACTATCCTTCTTATAGTGGATTATCCGCAACCCTATTGCTAGGCCTAATCCTACCAGATGTCCTGCTCTTAATGCCATCGCACTTCACTAGCTCCTACTATAGCTAACATTATcagtttccattttttaattttctaaccgacCTACCCGTCCCATAAGACGTTAGTTTTGTTTATCCTGATGACGAGATTCTCCTGAGTAGCCCACGGCCAGCCGACCgatcgcttctaggcgcttcagtccggaaccgcgcgactgctacggccgcaggttcgaatgctgcctcgggcatggatgtgtgtgatgtctttacgttaggtacttttaagtagttctaacttctaggtgactgatgacctcggacgttaagtcccatagtgctcagagccatctgaaccatttgttttaGTCCACGGCCGGAGATCCCAACTGGAGCCTATTTTACATCcgtaatattttgcccaagagcACTGCATCAACATTAAGCTAATCATTAGAGCTACATGCCTTGGGAAGAAAACAACGGCTGTACTTTACTCTAGCTTTTTGTTGTcatagtaccagcacagtaaggtcaTGTTCGCTGATGTTACAGGGCCATATATTGATTTATTCAGTAATACTACTTATTCTTTCTAACTTTCAGCTAACTCGTCTTTGCTTAGTGCCGGCTTGCCAGCTGAATCTTCATGttaatacagctgcttctcttttctctaaatgtttttttttctttttcctatatGCAGCTTGAATATTATATTCTACTGTGACtggaaaataaaaatactgtatatGGTAAGACGCAAAGTGGTATCCTCATGGTTGCGTTGGACGGTACAAATAGAGATACGTGTAAAACTAAGAGAACACAACCGATATTAGCATCGAGTTTATAGCTTAAGCGTTTACTAGGGCGTTTGGTGCATCCAAAGTTCAGGTAAATACATTAGAAAGGGCTGTGTGGCACTTATGAATCTTTAATAAGAAGCTGAGTTTGGCAAAAACATTCAAAACTAAATGTGCGTAGATTCGCCTTTATCATGCTTTTAAATATTGAGGAAATGAGTTATCGTCCACGGCTTCTTTTTTGTAATGAGCAGACACGATTATCATACCGTAATTAAGAGCTTGAAACGTTTTTCTACAGCCATGAGGAACATACGGAGGCTTCGAGACATCGATTGTGAACACATTTCGCAGTGCTATGAAATGTGTTGTGGTACGTTCAGGAGAATAACACACGTTCTCCACTTGTCAGTGAGTATTCCCATGCTTACCTAGATGTTCTGAGTCCATACATCCTTTGACCTCCCTGGTAACTATCTCAATCAGAAAATCTTCGGCCTGAAAGCAAATACAAAGAAAGCGTAAGTTACGTTCCTGGAgaagaaatatttttatgattACTTTATCGCCAAACAGTCTACTTTGAATACACCATGGTCCCAATTTTAAATATATCTGAAAGACTAAAGAACAAGACAAAACTTCAAATAAAATTCTTTATAGTTTTAAACCACGTCATATTGTAATAGGACACATGTATACCTAAAATGAAACAGAATAATCTAACTATTTAGGAGCTTGCATTCATAAAACTCCGAATAGTTAGTCCCAGGTTACAGAGCCTCTTAAAAGTCGAGTGgcggagccgttctaggcgctacactctggaactgcgcgaccgctacggtcgcaggtttgaatcctgccctcagaagttaagtcccatagtgctcagagccatttgaaccatttttcgaatcctgcctcgggcatggatgtgtgtgatgtcctcaggttagttaggtttaagtagttctaagttctaggggactgatgaccaaagaagttgtcccatagtgttcagggccatttgaaccaccttaaaAGTCTATGCTCACCATTATCAGATTCAGGAGATGGAAATCTCAAACAATTGCCTTACTTTTATTTCTTCGTTAACTAATATCTTCGTTTTTTGCACCGAAACATGTAATAAAGATAATACATGTATGTTGTTCACTCTATAATATGATGTAAACAGCTGTTTATGCAGTTTTCCATATTAACAGCACTCTGAGTGTACGTTTACTTCCATAT encodes:
- the LOC126210531 gene encoding uncharacterized protein LOC126210531, which gives rise to MMRAATAAAILLLATVAKAEDFLIEIVTREVKGCMDSEHLGSIGGLRSYNDPNSAEQKCFLGCMLKKFKALDADGQYSAEGLKTTIQHCPRMKSHPDIQKAALQVADECNGKVTGCSDYCSCAPLAAKCLHEGMKNKSFQTIFIALDEALDNMQS